From a region of the Bradyrhizobium manausense genome:
- a CDS encoding ABC transporter substrate-binding protein has translation MKRIGTALATILMIGSGLISAHAATLRVGIQDDPDALDPALSGTYSGRFVFAALCDKLVDISPDLKILPQLAESWEWAADGKSITFTLRKNVTFHDGTAFDGAAVKFNIERMKTMPDSKRKAELAPIMSVEALAADKVKFNLSEPFVPLLANLSDRAGMMVSPKAATEKAGEFAAAPVCAGPYQFVERKSRDLIRLKKYPGYWNAGAVGYDEVVYYYVPDSTVRLSRVRAGDLELAERVAPTDLKTVRDDPNLTLHSGKGLAVSHLMFNVGAGAKADTPLGKNATLRQAFELAIDRNVINRVAFNGEFLADNQMIPPSSPFYDSAHKAPARDVAKAKALIAAAGMTRVPVEISYENTAGDSRVAQIMQSMAAEAGFDVKLLPMETTTAIERYLNGNFEAYIGNWSGRPDPDPTLVAFFSCAGSQNVNKYCNKDLDAILTQARGEADEAKRKALYAKATDIYLTALSSIPLYHPNWFFAARKSVGGIVMVPDGLLRLVGVKPVN, from the coding sequence ATGAAGCGGATCGGCACAGCGTTGGCGACAATCTTGATGATCGGGTCGGGCCTCATCTCGGCGCATGCTGCGACGCTGCGGGTCGGCATTCAGGACGATCCCGATGCGCTCGACCCGGCACTCAGCGGCACTTATTCCGGCCGGTTCGTGTTTGCTGCGCTGTGCGACAAGCTTGTCGATATCTCCCCTGACCTCAAGATCTTGCCACAGCTGGCAGAGTCCTGGGAGTGGGCCGCGGATGGCAAGTCGATCACCTTCACCCTGCGCAAGAATGTCACGTTCCATGATGGCACCGCGTTCGATGGCGCTGCGGTCAAGTTCAATATCGAGCGCATGAAGACGATGCCGGATTCGAAGCGCAAAGCCGAGCTTGCGCCGATCATGAGCGTCGAGGCCCTTGCGGCGGACAAGGTCAAGTTCAACCTGTCGGAACCGTTCGTGCCGCTGCTTGCCAATCTCAGCGATCGCGCCGGCATGATGGTATCGCCGAAGGCGGCAACGGAGAAAGCCGGCGAATTTGCAGCTGCGCCGGTCTGTGCGGGTCCGTACCAATTCGTCGAGCGCAAGTCGCGTGACCTCATTCGCCTCAAGAAGTATCCCGGCTACTGGAACGCTGGCGCCGTCGGCTACGACGAGGTCGTCTATTACTACGTCCCCGACTCGACCGTGCGGTTGTCGCGGGTACGAGCGGGCGATCTCGAGCTCGCGGAACGCGTGGCACCCACCGATCTCAAGACCGTTCGCGACGACCCCAATCTCACGCTTCATTCCGGCAAGGGACTCGCGGTTTCGCATCTGATGTTCAATGTCGGCGCAGGCGCGAAGGCCGATACGCCACTCGGCAAGAACGCGACGCTGCGGCAGGCCTTTGAGCTTGCGATCGATCGCAACGTCATCAACCGCGTCGCCTTCAACGGCGAGTTTCTGGCGGACAACCAGATGATTCCGCCGTCGTCTCCATTCTACGATAGCGCACACAAGGCGCCGGCTCGCGACGTTGCCAAAGCCAAGGCATTGATTGCAGCGGCCGGAATGACCCGAGTCCCGGTCGAAATTTCGTACGAGAATACGGCCGGTGACTCCCGCGTCGCACAGATCATGCAGTCAATGGCGGCCGAGGCCGGCTTTGACGTGAAACTGTTGCCCATGGAAACGACCACCGCCATCGAGCGCTACCTGAACGGCAATTTCGAAGCCTATATCGGCAACTGGAGCGGCCGCCCTGATCCGGATCCGACACTGGTCGCATTCTTCAGTTGCGCAGGCTCCCAGAACGTCAACAAATATTGCAACAAGGATCTCGATGCGATCCTGACTCAAGCACGAGGCGAAGCCGACGAGGCCAAGCGCAAGGCCCTCTACGCGAAGGCGACTGACATTTACCTGACGGCGCTCTCGTCGATTCCTCTCTATCACCCCAACTGGTTCTTCGCCGCTCGCAAATCGGTCGGCGGCATCGTCATGGTGCCAGACGGGCTCTTGCGATTGGTGGGTGTCAAGCCAGTGAATTGA
- a CDS encoding c-type cytochrome: protein MRWREIFGRTIIALLCASANGAQAQSLYGIGRPATAAEIAGWNIDIGRDGSNLPKGSGSVSHGREVFAQQCASCHGDKGEGGIGDRLVGGQGTIGTAKPIRTVGSYWPYAPTLFDYIRRAMPQNAPQSLSDDDVYAVSAYVLNLNGLVGADATLDAKSLAEIKMPNRDKFVGDARPDVK, encoded by the coding sequence ATGCGCTGGCGTGAGATTTTTGGCCGCACCATCATTGCTTTGCTCTGCGCTTCAGCGAATGGCGCGCAGGCGCAAAGCCTCTATGGCATCGGGCGGCCCGCGACGGCGGCCGAGATTGCGGGCTGGAATATCGATATCGGGCGCGATGGCAGCAATCTGCCGAAGGGAAGCGGTTCGGTCAGTCACGGACGCGAGGTATTCGCCCAGCAATGTGCGTCGTGCCACGGGGACAAGGGCGAGGGCGGTATCGGCGATCGCCTTGTTGGCGGGCAAGGCACGATCGGGACGGCCAAGCCGATCCGCACCGTCGGAAGCTACTGGCCGTATGCACCAACCTTGTTCGACTACATCCGTCGTGCCATGCCGCAGAACGCGCCACAGTCGCTGAGCGATGACGATGTTTACGCGGTTTCTGCCTATGTCTTGAACCTGAATGGGCTGGTCGGAGCGGATGCGACGCTCGATGCCAAATCGCTTGCGGAGATCAAGATGCCGAATCGCGACAAATTCGTCGGCGATGCGCGACCCGACGTGAAGTGA
- the rocF gene encoding arginase — MTDRTIADRARRIALLGAPIDMGASQRGTLMGPAALRTAGLATLLESLDFEVVDYGDLSTTEIADLADRPPEKANHYREIQRWTRLLSSRGYEIAQTGALPIFLGGDHTLSMGSVNAMARHWRERGRELFVLWLDAHADYNTPQTTITANMHGMSAAFLCGEAGLDGLLGDDPRASIDPDKLDLFGARSIDKLEKELMRARRIRVVDMRQIDEFGVAVLIRRVIERVKASNGVLHVSFDVDFLDPCVAPGVGTTVPGGATYREAHLIMELLHDSGVVGSVDIVELNPFLDERGRTARTAVELIGSLFGQQITDRPTPSNAIAPGE, encoded by the coding sequence GTGACCGATCGAACCATCGCGGATCGAGCCCGGCGCATCGCATTGCTGGGCGCGCCCATCGACATGGGCGCTTCACAGCGGGGCACCCTGATGGGTCCTGCGGCGCTGCGAACGGCCGGCCTCGCAACGCTGCTCGAAAGCCTGGATTTTGAAGTCGTTGACTACGGCGATCTTTCTACGACCGAAATTGCGGATCTCGCCGATAGGCCGCCCGAGAAGGCCAATCATTACCGCGAAATCCAGCGCTGGACGCGCCTGCTCAGCTCTCGCGGTTATGAGATCGCGCAAACCGGTGCGCTACCGATCTTCCTCGGCGGTGACCACACGCTGTCAATGGGCTCGGTCAATGCGATGGCGCGGCATTGGCGGGAGCGCGGACGCGAACTGTTCGTGCTCTGGCTTGATGCCCACGCCGACTACAACACACCGCAGACGACCATCACCGCCAACATGCATGGGATGTCAGCCGCGTTCCTCTGCGGTGAGGCGGGCCTTGATGGGCTCTTGGGCGACGATCCGCGCGCCTCTATTGATCCTGACAAGCTCGACCTGTTCGGTGCGCGTTCGATCGACAAGCTCGAAAAGGAACTGATGCGCGCGCGACGGATCAGGGTCGTCGATATGCGTCAGATCGACGAGTTCGGTGTTGCCGTGTTGATCCGGCGCGTCATCGAGCGAGTCAAGGCGAGCAACGGCGTGCTGCACGTCAGCTTCGACGTCGATTTTCTCGACCCTTGCGTAGCGCCGGGCGTCGGTACCACGGTGCCGGGCGGCGCAACCTATCGTGAAGCGCATCTGATCATGGAGTTGCTCCACGATTCCGGTGTGGTCGGATCGGTCGACATCGTTGAGCTCAATCCGTTCCTGGATGAGCGTGGCCGCACAGCGCGCACCGCGGTCGAACTGATCGGCAGTTTGTTCGGCCAGCAGATCACCGATCGGCCGACGCCCAGCAACGCGATCGCGCCGGGTGAGTGA
- the soxC gene encoding sulfite dehydrogenase, whose product MSSTIESRDKSARATRRRFLQGGGAVAGVVLGAGASTAAETENLPPNIPDWMKAPGDPMGSQPYGAPSPFEKGVVKNVSKTLKQYISASGRTPLQELDGIITPNGLFYERHHGGVPTIDPAQHRLMLHGLVERPLIFTVDDIRRFPSESRIHFLECSGNPGYTKPYGKTASDLVGLLSCAEWTGVSLKLVLQEAGLKPEAKWIIAEGADAAALTRSIPIEKCLEDAMLVYSQNGERLRPQQGYPLRLLLPGFEGNMNVKWLRRLHATAEPAYSREETSKYTDLLPDGTAREFSFYMEAKSIITRPSGGQHLSGPGFHEITGIAWSGHGKIRRVEVSVDDGKSWQDARLQEPVLTRALTRFRLPWQWDGKPAVIQSRAIDETGYVQPTFAELLAIRGENYFYHNNAIWPWRIASGGEVTNALA is encoded by the coding sequence ATGAGCAGCACGATCGAAAGCCGCGATAAATCCGCGAGAGCCACACGCCGTCGCTTCCTGCAAGGTGGCGGCGCCGTGGCAGGCGTCGTCCTCGGGGCCGGTGCGTCGACAGCGGCAGAGACGGAAAACCTTCCACCCAACATTCCGGATTGGATGAAGGCGCCCGGCGATCCCATGGGAAGCCAGCCCTACGGTGCACCGTCGCCGTTCGAGAAGGGCGTCGTCAAGAATGTTTCGAAGACCCTCAAACAGTACATCTCCGCATCCGGCCGTACGCCATTGCAGGAGCTCGACGGCATCATCACCCCAAATGGGCTGTTCTACGAGCGCCATCACGGCGGCGTTCCGACCATCGATCCGGCGCAGCATAGGCTGATGCTTCACGGCCTCGTCGAACGGCCCCTGATCTTCACCGTTGACGATATCAGGCGCTTCCCGTCGGAGTCGCGCATCCACTTTCTCGAATGTTCCGGCAACCCCGGTTACACCAAGCCTTATGGCAAGACCGCGTCCGACCTCGTCGGCCTGTTGAGCTGTGCTGAATGGACAGGCGTCAGCCTGAAGCTGGTGCTTCAGGAGGCCGGACTGAAGCCGGAAGCCAAATGGATCATCGCTGAAGGCGCCGACGCCGCCGCGTTGACCCGAAGTATCCCCATCGAGAAGTGCCTCGAGGATGCCATGCTCGTCTATAGCCAGAACGGCGAGCGGCTTCGTCCGCAGCAGGGTTACCCGTTGCGGCTGCTTCTGCCGGGCTTCGAAGGCAACATGAACGTGAAGTGGCTGCGACGCCTGCACGCGACGGCGGAGCCTGCTTATTCGCGTGAGGAGACCTCGAAATACACCGATCTTCTGCCTGATGGCACCGCGCGTGAATTCTCCTTCTACATGGAAGCGAAGTCGATCATCACGCGCCCCTCGGGCGGACAGCATTTGAGCGGACCCGGCTTCCACGAAATCACCGGCATCGCCTGGAGTGGCCACGGCAAGATCAGGCGCGTCGAAGTATCCGTCGATGATGGCAAGAGCTGGCAGGACGCGCGATTGCAGGAGCCGGTGCTGACGCGTGCCCTGACGCGCTTCCGCTTGCCCTGGCAATGGGACGGCAAGCCTGCAGTGATCCAGAGCCGCGCGATCGACGAAACCGGCTATGTGCAGCCGACGTTCGCTGAGCTGCTCGCAATACGCGGCGAGAATTATTTCTACCACAACAATGCGATCTGGCCCTGGCGCATCGCGAGCGGCGGGGAGGTGACCAATGCGCTGGCGTGA
- a CDS encoding Crp/Fnr family transcriptional regulator: MASDMIWAPLFQRLKTTTGADDRDLQALAALPFTLRDFRENESVLRDGEQPGECCLIADGFCVRSKTIPDGRRQILSIHIPGDLPNLQNLHFPTADHDLIALSDCTLAFIAHKALNDLIRQRPGVGDVFWRDTLVDAAVSREWIVNVGQRSTYNRLAHLIVELRERLRLIGRVIDNTFAIPLTQEQFGEAMGVTSVHTNRILRELRIDGVLELQRGTVKILNEHKLQELAQFDGRYLHLSPLS; the protein is encoded by the coding sequence GTGGCAAGCGACATGATCTGGGCGCCGCTGTTTCAGCGCCTGAAAACGACGACCGGCGCGGATGACCGGGATCTGCAAGCCCTCGCGGCACTGCCGTTCACGCTCCGCGACTTTCGCGAGAACGAGTCCGTGCTGCGCGACGGCGAACAGCCGGGCGAATGTTGCCTGATCGCCGACGGATTCTGCGTCCGCTCCAAGACCATCCCGGACGGCCGGCGCCAGATCCTGTCGATCCACATTCCCGGCGACCTGCCCAACCTGCAAAACCTCCACTTCCCGACCGCGGATCATGACCTGATCGCGCTGTCCGATTGCACGCTGGCCTTCATCGCCCACAAGGCGTTGAACGATCTCATCCGCCAGCGCCCCGGTGTCGGCGACGTGTTCTGGCGCGACACGCTGGTGGACGCCGCGGTCTCCCGGGAATGGATCGTCAATGTCGGCCAGCGCTCGACTTACAACCGGCTTGCGCATCTGATCGTCGAGTTGCGCGAGCGGCTGCGCCTGATCGGCCGCGTGATCGACAACACGTTCGCGATCCCGCTGACGCAGGAGCAATTCGGCGAAGCCATGGGCGTGACCAGCGTTCACACCAACCGCATCCTGCGTGAACTCCGCATCGACGGCGTTCTGGAGCTTCAGCGCGGCACCGTGAAAATCCTCAACGAGCACAAGCTCCAGGAGCTTGCCCAGTTCGACGGCCGCTATCTGCATTTGTCGCCGCTGTCCTAG
- a CDS encoding DUF3606 domain-containing protein, whose product MDHLTKREQPDRSKINMHEAWEVKYWTHALGISREELQQAVDKVGNSAAAVRKELAL is encoded by the coding sequence ATGGACCATCTGACGAAGCGCGAACAGCCGGATCGCAGCAAGATCAACATGCACGAGGCGTGGGAGGTCAAGTACTGGACCCATGCGCTCGGCATCTCCAGGGAGGAGTTGCAGCAGGCCGTCGACAAGGTCGGCAATTCGGCGGCCGCTGTTCGCAAGGAGCTCGCGCTCTAA
- a CDS encoding NRAMP family divalent metal transporter, whose amino-acid sequence MSNHGGGSAPTKSTPMLLRRLGPGLITGAADDDPSGIATYSQAGAQFGYGLLWTIFLTLPFMIAIQLVSAQIGRVTGKGLAANVMQLAPRWIVMGLVALLVIANTFNIAADIAAMAEALSLVIGGLNHEHALIFAAGSTLLQVFVPYRRYSPVLKFLTLTLFAYVATAFTVKIPWSTALLAAVWPKTNISADYFMMVVAVLGTTISPYLFFWQASQEVEEMNQGKRDKPLRDLPSGGDPEIARIRADTAVGMLLSNSIAFFIILTTASVLNANGVTNINSATEAAEALRPLAGDFTFALFAIGIIGTGLLAIPVLAGSAAYGVAEIFGWRATLEAKPEKAVGFYTIIAAATIIGFGLGFTGIDSIHMLVWSAVLNGIVAVPIMAMMMLIVSNGTIMGRFRARSWLVALGWLGTALMALAVLALLGSSVIG is encoded by the coding sequence ATGTCCAACCACGGCGGCGGCTCCGCGCCGACGAAGTCCACACCGATGCTGCTGCGACGGCTGGGTCCGGGCCTCATTACCGGCGCGGCCGACGACGATCCGTCCGGCATCGCAACCTATTCGCAGGCCGGCGCGCAATTCGGTTACGGATTGCTCTGGACGATCTTTCTCACCCTGCCGTTCATGATCGCGATCCAGCTCGTCAGCGCGCAGATCGGCCGGGTGACTGGCAAGGGGCTCGCGGCCAACGTCATGCAGCTCGCACCGCGCTGGATCGTGATGGGGCTGGTGGCACTGCTTGTCATCGCCAACACCTTCAACATCGCCGCCGACATCGCCGCGATGGCGGAGGCGCTCTCGCTGGTCATCGGCGGGCTCAATCACGAGCACGCGCTGATCTTCGCCGCAGGCTCGACACTGCTCCAGGTGTTCGTGCCCTATCGCCGCTATTCGCCGGTGCTGAAATTCCTGACGCTGACGCTGTTTGCCTATGTCGCCACCGCCTTCACGGTGAAGATCCCGTGGAGCACCGCGCTGCTTGCCGCGGTATGGCCGAAGACTAATATCAGCGCCGACTATTTCATGATGGTGGTCGCCGTCCTCGGCACCACCATCAGCCCCTACCTCTTCTTCTGGCAGGCCTCGCAAGAGGTCGAGGAGATGAACCAGGGCAAGCGCGACAAGCCGCTGCGCGATCTGCCCAGCGGGGGCGACCCTGAAATCGCGCGCATCAGGGCCGACACCGCCGTCGGCATGCTGCTGTCGAACAGCATCGCCTTCTTCATCATCCTGACCACGGCTTCGGTGCTGAACGCCAACGGCGTCACCAACATCAACTCGGCGACGGAGGCGGCCGAGGCGCTGCGGCCGCTTGCGGGCGACTTTACCTTTGCGCTGTTCGCGATCGGGATCATCGGCACGGGCCTTCTGGCCATTCCAGTGCTGGCAGGCTCGGCGGCTTATGGTGTTGCGGAGATTTTCGGCTGGCGCGCCACGCTGGAGGCGAAGCCGGAGAAGGCGGTCGGCTTCTACACCATCATCGCCGCCGCAACCATCATCGGCTTCGGTCTCGGCTTCACCGGGATCGACTCCATCCACATGCTGGTGTGGAGCGCTGTGCTCAACGGCATCGTCGCGGTGCCGATCATGGCGATGATGATGCTGATCGTCTCGAACGGGACCATCATGGGGCGCTTCAGGGCCCGGTCATGGCTGGTCGCGCTGGGCTGGCTCGGCACCGCGCTGATGGCACTCGCCGTCCTCGCCCTGCTCGGCTCGTCGGTGATCGGCTAG
- a CDS encoding alpha/beta fold hydrolase, whose protein sequence is MKKVFGILAFLCVLAAGQYILVSKFAIRHEMLSLFDASRQRPISVEIAVRRDYETKANLGLWKLPVAVISNGNTVKATEYSFLANVLAARGYLVASVQQDLPSDPPLMTHVGQQYVGRREVYMRCEANILYVLNTLKGRQQNADYDHITLVGHSNGGDVSMYVAQQHPELVSKVITLDNLRVPFVINDRMKILSFRSKDPHFQTDPGVLPTPEEAKARGIDIIHTGAQHTEMSDRGPDAVKEKIQATLDHFLRDSASSTLAPADTTTPMIMNPGDF, encoded by the coding sequence ATGAAGAAGGTTTTTGGAATTCTGGCCTTTCTTTGCGTCCTGGCGGCGGGCCAATATATCCTCGTCAGCAAATTCGCTATCCGGCACGAGATGCTGTCCTTGTTCGACGCTTCGCGTCAGCGGCCGATCTCGGTCGAGATCGCCGTGCGGCGCGACTACGAGACCAAGGCCAATCTCGGCCTCTGGAAGCTTCCGGTCGCCGTCATCAGCAACGGCAACACCGTCAAGGCCACCGAATATTCATTCCTCGCCAACGTGCTCGCGGCGCGCGGCTATCTGGTTGCCAGCGTCCAGCAGGACCTGCCGAGCGATCCTCCGCTGATGACCCATGTCGGCCAGCAATATGTCGGCCGGCGCGAGGTCTATATGCGTTGCGAGGCCAACATCCTCTACGTGCTGAACACGTTGAAGGGGCGACAGCAGAATGCCGACTACGACCACATCACGCTGGTCGGCCATTCCAACGGCGGCGATGTCTCGATGTATGTCGCCCAGCAGCATCCCGAACTCGTGTCGAAGGTGATCACGCTCGACAATCTCAGGGTCCCCTTCGTCATCAACGACCGCATGAAGATCCTTTCGTTCCGTTCCAAGGACCCGCATTTCCAGACCGATCCCGGCGTGCTACCGACGCCGGAAGAGGCCAAGGCGCGCGGCATCGACATCATCCATACAGGCGCGCAGCACACCGAGATGAGCGATCGCGGTCCCGATGCCGTCAAGGAAAAAATCCAGGCGACGCTCGACCACTTCCTGCGCGACAGCGCCAGCAGCACGCTTGCGCCGGCCGACACAACCACCCCGATGATCATGAACCCCGGCGATTTTTAG
- a CDS encoding mandelate racemase/muconate lactonizing enzyme family protein — MTQSSKATSLEILACDAGWRNYHFVKVTTEDGVVGWSEFDEGFGSPGVGAAIQRLSARVIGQNVFQHERIHAELFAATRPAAGGVVAQALGAIENALLDAKAKCLGVPCYELLGGKIRDQVRVYWSHCATWRINHPSWYKPPIENFDGVKAMGREVREKKFTALKTNIFSYDDGKPTGWRPGFGSPFSPEINVDRKILRDLRTHLEAIRDGAGPDVDILLDCNFNAKTEGYLKILREIADLDMFWIEIDSFNPQALGYIRRQSPHPISSCETLLGLREFLPYFHEQAMDVAIIDTPWNGVWQSMKVASAAEAFEVNVAPHNFYGHLCSMMNAHFCAAVPNLRIMEIDIDRLAWDRELFTHEPEIQNGHLIIPDRPGWGTEPNEEALRAHPPKTTGGLLSYGRKN, encoded by the coding sequence ATGACACAATCATCAAAAGCAACAAGTCTCGAGATCCTTGCCTGCGATGCCGGCTGGAGAAACTACCACTTCGTCAAGGTGACAACGGAGGACGGCGTCGTCGGCTGGAGCGAGTTTGACGAAGGATTCGGCTCGCCCGGCGTCGGTGCTGCGATCCAGCGTCTCTCCGCCCGCGTGATCGGCCAGAACGTCTTCCAGCACGAACGCATCCACGCCGAGCTGTTCGCCGCCACCCGCCCGGCCGCCGGCGGCGTCGTCGCGCAGGCGCTCGGCGCGATCGAAAATGCGTTACTCGATGCCAAGGCAAAGTGCCTCGGCGTTCCCTGCTACGAGCTTCTCGGCGGCAAGATCCGCGACCAAGTCAGGGTCTACTGGTCGCATTGTGCGACGTGGCGGATCAATCATCCCTCCTGGTACAAGCCGCCGATCGAGAACTTCGACGGCGTCAAGGCGATGGGCCGCGAAGTCCGTGAGAAGAAATTCACTGCACTCAAGACCAACATCTTCTCTTACGACGACGGCAAACCGACCGGCTGGCGGCCCGGCTTCGGCTCGCCCTTCTCGCCCGAGATCAATGTCGACCGCAAGATCCTGCGGGACCTGCGCACGCATCTGGAAGCGATCCGCGACGGCGCGGGTCCTGATGTCGATATCTTGCTCGATTGCAACTTCAACGCCAAGACCGAGGGCTATTTGAAGATCCTGCGCGAGATCGCCGATCTCGACATGTTCTGGATCGAGATCGACAGCTTCAATCCGCAAGCCCTCGGCTATATCCGGAGGCAGAGCCCGCACCCGATCTCGTCCTGCGAGACGCTGCTCGGCCTGCGCGAATTCCTGCCCTATTTCCATGAGCAGGCCATGGACGTCGCGATCATCGACACGCCCTGGAATGGCGTGTGGCAGTCGATGAAGGTCGCCTCAGCCGCGGAAGCCTTCGAGGTCAACGTCGCGCCGCATAATTTCTACGGCCATCTCTGCTCGATGATGAACGCTCATTTCTGCGCAGCGGTACCGAACCTGCGGATCATGGAGATCGACATCGATCGCCTCGCCTGGGACCGCGAACTCTTCACGCATGAGCCGGAAATCCAGAACGGCCATCTGATCATCCCTGACCGTCCAGGCTGGGGTACGGAGCCGAACGAAGAAGCTCTCCGCGCCCATCCGCCGAAGACGACGGGCGGCTTGCTCAGCTACGGCCGTAAGAATTGA
- a CDS encoding ABC transporter permease translates to MSAIEAAPVSAQMRAGGRSEIRRLLREPSAMIGGTVILFFVVLAVFATWISPYDPNTPDWMAIRAAPNAAHWFGTDDLGRDVLSRVIFGTQASLAAGLISVTVAVLIGLPFGLVAGYFGGVTDMAISRIADALLACPFLVLAIALAAFLGPSLQNAMIAIGISAVPVFVRVARAETLVVRTEDYIAAARAQGLGHFAILTGQVLPNVLAPTIVQATLTMAIAVLAEASLAFLGLGQLPPAPSWGSMLDVARQFLGEAPWMAFWPGLAIIALVIGFNLIGDGLNSALNPRH, encoded by the coding sequence ATGAGCGCGATCGAGGCGGCGCCGGTCTCCGCTCAGATGCGCGCAGGCGGGCGCTCTGAAATTCGTCGCCTGCTGCGCGAGCCGTCCGCAATGATCGGCGGCACCGTCATCTTGTTCTTCGTCGTGCTGGCGGTGTTCGCGACATGGATCTCACCCTACGATCCGAATACGCCGGATTGGATGGCGATTCGTGCTGCGCCCAATGCCGCGCATTGGTTCGGCACGGACGATCTCGGCCGCGATGTTCTGTCCCGGGTGATCTTCGGAACGCAGGCATCTCTCGCGGCCGGTTTGATTTCCGTGACTGTCGCGGTGCTGATTGGCCTTCCGTTCGGTCTCGTTGCCGGCTATTTCGGCGGTGTCACCGACATGGCGATCTCGCGCATTGCAGATGCCCTTCTCGCCTGCCCGTTTCTCGTCCTTGCGATTGCGCTGGCCGCATTCCTGGGTCCGAGCCTGCAGAATGCGATGATTGCAATCGGCATTTCCGCGGTTCCAGTCTTCGTCCGCGTTGCACGCGCCGAGACACTGGTTGTCCGCACCGAGGACTATATCGCGGCAGCGCGCGCTCAGGGGCTTGGCCATTTCGCTATCCTGACCGGGCAGGTCTTGCCGAATGTGCTCGCGCCGACGATCGTCCAGGCGACCCTCACGATGGCGATCGCCGTTCTGGCCGAGGCGAGTCTCGCCTTTCTCGGTCTTGGTCAATTGCCGCCGGCTCCCTCCTGGGGATCCATGCTGGATGTCGCCAGGCAATTCCTCGGCGAAGCACCATGGATGGCATTCTGGCCGGGCCTCGCGATCATCGCCCTTGTCATCGGCTTCAACCTCATTGGCGATGGGTTGAACAGCGCGCTGAATCCCCGGCATTAG
- a CDS encoding ABC transporter permease, with protein sequence MKTLLLRRLAVLLPTLLLVSMMVFGLQKLLPGDPALALAGEERNPEVIEYLRQKYRFNDPIPVQYGIWLKAVAHGDFGTSVRTRLPIGTMLVEKLPVTIELAILSMLVALLVGLPIGIFAALRRGTPLDYGASLFGLAGLSIPHFWLGIMLILLFSVNLGWLPAGGFVPPSESIGRNLISMLMPALVLGTGTAAIMMRHVRSAMIEAMKQDYVRTARAKGVRERTIVLRHALPNALIPVVTLGTLQFGELLAGAVLTEQVFSIPGFGKMVVDGVFSRDYAVVQAVVLCTAAVFLLMSLIADVAYVLLNPRLRA encoded by the coding sequence ATGAAGACCCTGCTTCTGCGCCGCCTTGCCGTCTTGCTGCCGACCTTGTTGCTCGTGTCGATGATGGTGTTCGGTCTGCAGAAGCTGCTACCCGGCGACCCGGCGCTGGCGCTCGCCGGAGAAGAGCGCAATCCCGAGGTCATCGAATATCTTCGGCAGAAATATCGCTTCAACGATCCGATTCCGGTGCAATACGGCATCTGGCTAAAGGCCGTGGCGCACGGCGATTTCGGCACATCGGTCCGCACCCGACTGCCGATCGGCACCATGCTTGTCGAGAAGCTGCCGGTGACCATCGAGCTCGCGATCCTGTCGATGCTGGTCGCGCTGCTCGTCGGGCTGCCGATCGGGATCTTCGCGGCGTTGCGACGCGGAACGCCGCTGGACTACGGTGCCAGTCTTTTCGGGCTCGCCGGACTTTCGATTCCGCATTTTTGGCTGGGGATCATGTTGATCCTCCTGTTCTCGGTGAACCTCGGCTGGCTGCCGGCGGGAGGCTTTGTTCCGCCATCCGAAAGTATCGGCCGCAACCTGATCTCGATGCTCATGCCTGCGCTGGTGCTCGGCACGGGGACAGCCGCGATCATGATGCGCCATGTCCGCAGCGCGATGATCGAGGCGATGAAGCAGGACTATGTGCGTACCGCCCGTGCCAAGGGCGTCCGCGAACGTACCATCGTGCTGCGCCATGCCCTGCCGAATGCGCTGATCCCGGTTGTCACCCTGGGCACGCTGCAATTTGGCGAGTTGCTGGCTGGAGCGGTGTTGACCGAGCAGGTCTTTTCGATCCCCGGTTTCGGCAAGATGGTCGTCGATGGCGTATTCAGTCGCGATTACGCGGTGGTTCAGGCCGTCGTGCTCTGTACGGCGGCGGTCTTTCTGCTGATGAGCCTGATTGCCGATGTGGCCTATGTGCTCCTCAATCCGAGGCTCAGGGCATGA